A region of Plantactinospora sp. BC1 DNA encodes the following proteins:
- a CDS encoding PH domain-containing protein, whose translation MGKTGTLRFRHSQAIWVAALIAFLGALPLASSRWYLTPLLLVPVAVGVWAWRAGTDADRDGVRIRALLGQRSIAWSEIVELASDPRGQAVVRLHDGRTTALPAVRAADLPGLVAASGQPLGEPRPTPGQPAD comes from the coding sequence GTGGGTAAGACCGGCACACTCCGCTTCCGGCACAGCCAGGCAATCTGGGTGGCCGCGCTCATCGCGTTCCTCGGCGCCCTTCCGCTGGCCAGCTCCCGCTGGTATCTGACCCCGCTGCTGCTGGTGCCGGTGGCGGTCGGCGTCTGGGCCTGGCGGGCCGGCACCGACGCCGACCGTGACGGGGTACGGATCCGGGCACTGCTGGGCCAGCGCAGCATCGCCTGGTCCGAGATCGTGGAGCTGGCGTCCGACCCGCGCGGCCAGGCGGTGGTACGGCTGCACGACGGCCGGACGACGGCCCTGCCCGCGGTCCGGGCCGCCGACCTGCCCGGTCTGGTCGCCGCCAGCGGCCAGCCGCTCGGCGAGCCCCGCCCCACCCCGGGCCAGCCCGCCGACTGA
- a CDS encoding metallophosphoesterase: protein MDRRRNDTRAAGGTTPPAARRVLGWSRTAVRGCRAVLTSKPSRRAGLALSIIAVTVVGIVVGALLGGRMQTDIGPFRAEMAITPSVEGGTTVTIPPLGALQLSSHAGPAHLSVRLGSLDQRRTEALIDDPASISRASQSAVSDVTNGVIRVGVRTVAVSVLATMILAALVFRRTRRVAWAGGLALVITGGSLGIAALTFRPDSIEEPRYEGLLVNAPAIVGDARRIANDYGRYADQLQRMVGNVSQLYTTVSTLPVFDQEQGTVRVLHVSDLHLNPTAWQVVRTVVEQFKIDVVIDTGDMTDWGSEPEASFVGSIGLLKVPYVFIRGNHDSPATAAAVDRQPNAIVLNNSIVNVAGLTIAGIGDPRFTPDKETSPAGSGALPQTVDQVAGAGEQLASTIRVSGKPVDIALVHDPASADALSGVVPLVLAGHTHHREVRELPPVPDAMPTQLQVQGSTGGAGLRGLEGDKPTPLAMSVLYFNQQRALQAYDDILLGGTGEAQVNLERHVVEEPEPPVPPTPTPGTPTPASPVPPAGAPPPDPTPTG from the coding sequence ATGGACAGGCGGAGGAATGACACCCGAGCCGCCGGCGGCACGACGCCTCCGGCGGCTCGGCGTGTGCTGGGCTGGTCGCGTACCGCCGTACGGGGCTGCCGCGCCGTCCTGACCTCGAAACCGAGCCGTCGGGCCGGACTGGCCCTGTCGATCATCGCCGTCACGGTGGTCGGGATCGTGGTCGGCGCCCTGCTCGGCGGGCGGATGCAGACCGACATCGGGCCCTTCCGGGCGGAGATGGCGATCACACCCTCGGTCGAGGGCGGCACCACCGTCACCATCCCGCCGCTCGGCGCGCTCCAGCTCAGCAGCCATGCCGGCCCCGCGCACCTCTCCGTCCGGCTCGGCTCGCTCGACCAGCGCCGCACCGAGGCACTTATCGACGATCCGGCCAGCATCAGCCGGGCCAGCCAGTCCGCCGTCAGCGACGTGACCAACGGGGTGATCCGGGTCGGGGTACGCACCGTCGCGGTCTCCGTACTGGCCACCATGATCCTGGCGGCGCTGGTCTTCCGGCGTACCCGCCGGGTGGCCTGGGCCGGCGGGCTGGCGCTGGTGATCACCGGCGGCAGCCTGGGCATCGCCGCGCTGACCTTCCGGCCGGACTCGATCGAGGAGCCCCGCTACGAGGGCCTGCTCGTCAACGCCCCGGCGATCGTCGGCGACGCCCGGCGGATCGCCAACGACTACGGCCGGTACGCCGATCAGCTCCAACGGATGGTCGGCAACGTCAGCCAGCTCTACACCACCGTCTCCACCCTGCCGGTCTTCGACCAGGAGCAGGGCACCGTACGGGTGCTGCACGTTTCGGACCTGCACCTGAACCCGACCGCCTGGCAGGTGGTCCGGACGGTCGTCGAGCAGTTCAAGATCGACGTGGTGATCGACACCGGGGACATGACCGACTGGGGCAGCGAGCCGGAGGCGTCCTTCGTCGGCTCCATCGGCCTGCTCAAGGTCCCGTACGTCTTCATCCGCGGCAACCACGACTCGCCGGCAACCGCCGCCGCCGTCGACCGGCAGCCGAACGCGATCGTGCTGAACAACTCGATCGTCAACGTCGCCGGGTTGACCATCGCCGGCATCGGGGACCCCCGGTTCACCCCGGACAAGGAGACCTCGCCGGCCGGCTCCGGCGCCCTGCCGCAGACGGTCGACCAGGTCGCCGGGGCCGGCGAGCAGCTCGCCTCGACGATCCGGGTCTCCGGCAAGCCGGTCGACATCGCCCTGGTGCACGATCCGGCGTCGGCCGACGCGCTCTCCGGAGTCGTACCGCTGGTGCTGGCCGGGCACACCCACCACCGGGAGGTGCGCGAGCTGCCACCGGTGCCGGACGCGATGCCGACCCAGCTACAGGTGCAGGGTTCCACCGGCGGGGCGGGGCTGCGCGGCCTGGAGGGCGACAAGCCGACACCGCTGGCGATGTCGGTGCTCTATTTCAACCAGCAGCGGGCGCTCCAGGCGTACGACGACATCCTGCTCGGCGGCACCGGCGAGGCGCAGGTCAACCTGGAACGGCACGTCGTGGAGGAGCCGGAGCCACCGGTGCCGCCCACCCCGACCCCCGGTACGCCGACCCCGGCGAGCCCGGTCCCGCCGGCCGGCGCCCCGCCACCCGACCCGACCCCCACCGGCTGA
- the glyA gene encoding serine hydroxymethyltransferase, translated as MHVPPIPSLTAADPELATLIESEATRQHDKLRMIASENYVSTAVLEASGTVLTNKYSEGYPGRRYYEGQQFIDPIETLAVTRARELFGVDHANVQPYSGSPANLAVYLAFLSPGDTVLGMALPMGGHLTHGWSVSATGKWFNPVRYGVSAETGRIDLDEVRDLARRERPKLIFCGGTAVPRTIDFAGFAEIAREVGAVLVADIAHIAGLVAGGAHPSPVGHADVITTTTHKTLRGPRGAMIMTTAEHAAAVDKAVFPGLQGGPHNHTTAGIAVALREAGTEEFRRYAHQVVANAKALAAALVERGFTLSSGGTDNHLILADLTGKGIAGKPAAQALDRAGIELNYNTVPYDPRKPFDPSGIRLGTPALTTRGLTEEQMPQVAAWMDEAVSAAIKDDEAALDRIAGEVRDLLAAYPMPGYAAG; from the coding sequence GTGCACGTACCACCGATTCCCAGCCTGACCGCCGCCGACCCGGAGTTGGCGACGCTGATCGAGTCCGAGGCGACCCGGCAGCACGACAAGCTGCGGATGATCGCCTCCGAGAACTACGTCTCGACGGCCGTGCTGGAGGCCAGCGGCACGGTGCTGACGAACAAATACTCCGAGGGCTACCCGGGCCGCCGCTACTACGAGGGTCAGCAGTTCATCGACCCGATCGAGACGCTCGCCGTCACCCGGGCCCGGGAACTCTTCGGGGTCGACCACGCCAACGTGCAGCCGTACTCCGGCTCCCCGGCCAACCTCGCCGTCTACCTGGCGTTCCTCTCCCCCGGTGACACGGTGCTCGGGATGGCGCTGCCGATGGGCGGCCACCTCACGCACGGCTGGTCGGTCTCGGCCACCGGCAAGTGGTTCAACCCGGTCCGCTACGGCGTCTCGGCGGAGACCGGCCGGATCGACCTCGACGAGGTCCGCGACCTGGCCCGCCGGGAGCGCCCCAAGCTGATCTTCTGCGGCGGCACCGCCGTGCCGCGCACCATCGACTTCGCCGGCTTCGCCGAGATCGCCCGCGAGGTCGGTGCGGTGCTGGTGGCCGACATCGCGCACATCGCCGGTCTGGTCGCCGGTGGCGCCCACCCGTCGCCGGTCGGGCACGCCGACGTGATCACCACCACCACGCACAAGACCCTGCGGGGCCCGCGCGGCGCCATGATCATGACGACCGCCGAGCACGCCGCCGCGGTCGACAAGGCCGTCTTCCCGGGCCTCCAGGGCGGCCCGCACAACCACACCACCGCCGGCATCGCGGTCGCGCTGCGGGAGGCCGGCACCGAGGAGTTCCGCCGGTACGCCCACCAGGTCGTCGCCAACGCCAAGGCACTGGCGGCGGCGCTGGTCGAGCGGGGCTTCACCCTCTCCTCCGGCGGCACCGACAACCACCTGATCCTCGCCGACCTGACCGGCAAGGGCATCGCCGGCAAGCCGGCCGCGCAGGCGCTGGACCGGGCCGGGATCGAACTCAACTACAACACCGTGCCGTACGACCCGCGCAAGCCGTTCGACCCCTCCGGCATCCGGCTCGGCACACCGGCGCTGACCACCCGGGGGCTGACCGAGGAGCAGATGCCGCAGGTGGCGGCCTGGATGGACGAGGCGGTCAGCGCGGCGATCAAGGACGACGAGGCAGCCCTCGACCGGATCGCCGGTGAGGTCCGGGACCTGCTGGCGGCGTACCCGATGCCGGGTTACGCGGCCGGCTGA
- a CDS encoding 2-hydroxyacid dehydrogenase, whose product MKVWIPHPEGLELLGEIPEGVTVEIAPTPDRLPSDPAGVRFWVPPFLAQAAAVPIAAKLPDLRVVQLLSAGADTWAGRLPEHVTLCDARGVHDSSTAEWVVTAILSYLRSFPFFARAQARHEWSYDQVNPTDELAGKRVLVVGAGSIGAATRARLAPFEVGLTMVARTARPAEQVHGVDDLPTLLPEADVVVLLVPLTEATRGLVDAGFLAAMPDGALLVNAARGPVVDTDALVAELTTGRISAALDVTEPEPLPPGHPLWDLPNVLLTPHVGGSVRGLLPRGYRLAGEQLRRFVAGTPLINEVVDGY is encoded by the coding sequence GTGAAGGTGTGGATTCCCCATCCCGAAGGTCTGGAACTGCTCGGCGAGATTCCCGAGGGCGTCACCGTGGAGATCGCCCCGACACCCGACCGGCTCCCCTCGGACCCGGCCGGAGTCCGGTTCTGGGTGCCGCCGTTCCTCGCCCAGGCCGCCGCGGTGCCGATCGCGGCCAAGCTGCCCGACCTGCGGGTGGTGCAGCTGCTCTCGGCCGGGGCGGACACCTGGGCCGGCCGGCTGCCGGAGCACGTCACCCTCTGCGACGCGCGCGGGGTGCACGACTCGTCCACCGCCGAGTGGGTGGTCACGGCGATCCTGTCGTACCTGCGGTCGTTCCCGTTCTTCGCCCGCGCCCAGGCCCGGCACGAGTGGTCGTACGACCAGGTCAATCCGACCGACGAGCTGGCCGGCAAGCGGGTACTCGTCGTCGGCGCGGGTTCGATCGGTGCGGCCACCCGGGCCCGGCTGGCGCCGTTCGAGGTGGGCCTGACCATGGTCGCCCGGACCGCCCGCCCCGCCGAGCAGGTCCACGGCGTCGACGACCTGCCGACGCTGCTGCCCGAGGCGGACGTGGTGGTGCTGCTGGTGCCGCTCACCGAGGCCACCCGGGGGCTGGTCGACGCCGGGTTCCTCGCCGCGATGCCGGACGGTGCCCTGCTGGTCAACGCCGCCCGTGGACCGGTGGTCGACACCGACGCCCTGGTCGCCGAGTTGACGACCGGCCGGATCTCGGCGGCGCTGGACGTCACCGAGCCCGAGCCGCTGCCGCCCGGGCACCCGCTCTGGGACCTGCCCAACGTACTGCTCACCCCGCACGTCGGCGGCTCGGTACGCGGGCTGCTGCCCCGTGGCTACCGGCTGGCCGGCGAGCAGTTGCGCCGCTTCGTGGCCGGAACCCCGCTGATCAACGAGGTGGTCGACGGCTACTGA
- the gatB gene encoding Asp-tRNA(Asn)/Glu-tRNA(Gln) amidotransferase subunit GatB, which yields MSTTVLPSYDDVVERYAPVIGLETHVELGTKTKMFCGCPTDFGGEPNTRVCPVCLGLPGSLPVANRAAIEATIRIGLALNCSIAPWSRFARKNYFYPDMPKNYQISQYDEPLCVDGWLDVEVDGEMVRIGIERVHLEEDTGKTLHVGGATGRIHGATESLVDYNRAGIPLVEIVTKPIPGTGAKAPIVARAYVTELRDVIRSLGVSDVRMEEGSLRCDVNTSLSPAGSAEWGTRTETKNVNSLRSVERAVRSEMLRQAAVLDSGGRIVQETRHFHEDTGDTTPGRSKETATDYRYFPEPDLVPLAPDAAWVAELKAGLPELPRVHRRRLQQEWGLNDHDMQSVLNAGAVELIEQTVAAGTTPAGARKWWLGELSRRANEAGVELAAVGATPAQVAELQKLVDAGKLNDKLARTVLEGVVAGEGSPSEIMAARGLEVVSDTGALTAAVDEAIAANPEIAAKVRDGKVAAAGALVGAVMKSTRGADAKTVRSLILSRLGVEG from the coding sequence ATGAGCACGACCGTCCTGCCCTCGTACGACGACGTCGTCGAGCGCTACGCCCCGGTGATCGGCCTGGAGACCCACGTCGAGCTGGGCACGAAGACCAAGATGTTCTGCGGCTGCCCGACCGACTTCGGCGGCGAGCCGAACACCCGGGTCTGCCCGGTCTGCCTCGGGCTGCCCGGCTCGCTGCCGGTGGCCAACCGGGCCGCGATCGAGGCGACCATCCGGATCGGTCTCGCGCTGAACTGCTCGATCGCGCCGTGGAGCCGGTTCGCCCGGAAGAACTACTTCTACCCGGACATGCCGAAGAACTACCAGATCAGCCAGTACGACGAGCCGCTCTGCGTGGACGGCTGGCTCGACGTCGAGGTCGACGGGGAGATGGTCCGGATCGGCATCGAGCGGGTGCACCTGGAGGAGGACACCGGCAAGACGCTGCACGTCGGTGGCGCCACCGGGCGGATCCACGGCGCGACCGAGTCGCTGGTCGACTACAACCGGGCCGGCATTCCGCTGGTCGAGATCGTCACCAAGCCGATCCCGGGTACCGGCGCGAAGGCTCCGATCGTGGCCCGGGCGTACGTCACCGAGCTGCGGGACGTGATCCGCTCGCTCGGCGTCTCCGACGTCCGGATGGAGGAGGGCTCGCTGCGCTGTGACGTGAACACGTCGCTCTCGCCGGCCGGCTCCGCCGAGTGGGGCACCCGGACGGAGACCAAGAACGTCAACTCGCTGCGTTCGGTCGAGCGGGCGGTCCGCTCGGAGATGCTGCGCCAGGCGGCCGTACTCGACTCCGGCGGCCGGATCGTGCAGGAGACCCGGCACTTCCACGAGGACACCGGCGACACCACGCCCGGCCGGTCCAAGGAGACCGCCACCGACTACCGCTACTTCCCCGAGCCGGACCTGGTGCCGCTGGCCCCGGACGCGGCCTGGGTCGCCGAGCTGAAGGCGGGCCTTCCGGAGCTGCCCCGGGTGCACCGGCGGCGGTTGCAGCAGGAGTGGGGGCTGAACGACCACGACATGCAGTCGGTGCTGAACGCCGGTGCGGTCGAACTGATCGAGCAGACGGTGGCCGCCGGCACCACCCCGGCGGGTGCCCGGAAGTGGTGGCTCGGCGAGCTGTCCCGGCGGGCCAACGAGGCCGGCGTCGAGCTGGCCGCCGTCGGCGCCACCCCGGCCCAGGTCGCCGAGCTGCAGAAGCTGGTCGACGCGGGGAAGCTCAACGACAAGCTGGCCCGTACCGTGCTGGAGGGCGTGGTGGCCGGCGAGGGCTCGCCGAGCGAGATCATGGCCGCCCGTGGCCTGGAGGTGGTCTCCGACACCGGGGCGCTGACCGCCGCCGTGGACGAGGCGATCGCGGCCAACCCGGAGATCGCGGCGAAGGTGCGGGACGGCAAGGTGGCCGCGGCCGGCGCCCTGGTCGGGGCCGTCATGAAGAGCACCCGGGGCGCGGACGCCAAGACCGTCCGCTCGCTGATCCTCTCCCGGCTCGGCGTCGAGGGCTGA
- a CDS encoding sorbosone dehydrogenase family protein: protein MSARPYPRLSRRRAAVALCAAAVLVTSGCAFGEPEPDPAGEPPKFPTPSVSPSQNGAGQQVAATVLASRLQIPWGIAFLPDGGALVTERDTAKILKVGPESDTNGLKVTTVQTLDEVDAAGEGGLLGIAVSPGYQRDRSVFVYYSTAEDNRIAKLTLGGEPTPIVTGIPLSGIHNGGRLGFGPDGFLYATTGDASERGLSQDLRSLGGKILRMTPAGKPAPGNPFPNSLVWSYGHRNVQGIAWDADKRLYATEFGQNQWDEINLITPGKNYGWPEVEGRGGSGADADKYADPLVTWTTAEASCSGAAMIDRVFVAACLRGERLWLVELTANGTVLGQPRPLLVGEYGRLRTAVAAPDGSLWISTSNHDGKRDPAPQDDRIFRLVFSGGTAGRS from the coding sequence GTGAGCGCTCGCCCGTACCCCAGACTCAGCCGTCGGCGCGCGGCGGTCGCGCTCTGTGCGGCGGCCGTGCTCGTCACGAGTGGTTGTGCCTTCGGCGAGCCGGAACCGGACCCGGCCGGCGAACCGCCGAAGTTCCCCACCCCCTCCGTCTCGCCCAGCCAGAACGGAGCCGGGCAGCAGGTCGCGGCCACGGTGCTGGCCAGCAGGTTGCAGATCCCGTGGGGGATCGCGTTCCTGCCCGACGGCGGCGCGCTGGTGACCGAGCGGGACACCGCCAAGATCCTGAAGGTCGGGCCGGAATCCGACACGAACGGCCTCAAGGTCACTACCGTGCAGACCCTCGACGAGGTCGACGCGGCCGGCGAGGGCGGCCTGCTCGGAATCGCGGTCTCCCCCGGCTACCAGCGGGACAGGTCGGTCTTCGTCTACTACTCGACCGCCGAGGACAACCGGATCGCCAAGCTGACCCTCGGGGGCGAGCCGACGCCGATCGTCACCGGCATCCCGCTCTCCGGCATCCACAACGGCGGTCGCCTCGGCTTCGGCCCGGACGGCTTCCTCTACGCCACCACCGGGGACGCCTCGGAGCGCGGCCTCTCCCAGGACCTCAGGAGCCTCGGCGGCAAGATCCTCCGGATGACCCCGGCCGGCAAGCCGGCCCCGGGCAACCCCTTCCCGAACTCGCTGGTCTGGTCCTACGGGCACCGCAACGTGCAGGGCATCGCCTGGGACGCCGACAAGCGCCTCTACGCCACCGAGTTCGGGCAGAACCAGTGGGACGAGATCAACCTGATCACGCCGGGCAAGAACTACGGCTGGCCCGAGGTCGAGGGGCGCGGCGGCAGCGGCGCCGACGCCGACAAGTACGCCGACCCGCTGGTCACCTGGACCACCGCCGAGGCGTCCTGTTCCGGGGCGGCGATGATCGACCGGGTCTTCGTGGCCGCCTGCCTGCGGGGCGAGCGGCTCTGGCTGGTGGAACTCACCGCGAACGGCACCGTGCTGGGCCAGCCCCGCCCGCTGCTCGTCGGCGAGTACGGTCGGCTCCGCACCGCGGTCGCCGCACCGGACGGCTCGTTGTGGATCTCCACCTCCAACCACGACGGCAAGCGCGACCCCGCTCCCCAGGACGACCGGATCTTCCGGTTGGTCTTCTCCGGCGGTACGGCCGGCCGGAGCTGA
- a CDS encoding bifunctional diguanylate cyclase/phosphodiesterase gives MFVAHIADGRARRLVVRVTESGAPVLAVAVLLAAHVGALPPYAAVAAAVGMVAAAAAARLVRLAIRLHRGGTGFGPCRGAGFLGFGLIASALSALALFLAPPGARSTVALGGLVLAFALYLLGMMMLPGAASTVPVRLRRAFDGLSLGISLAFSAWVIPPRELPPLAMVAALFAVVGLPVVTITTLRAYEHRRSAAFCGIGAGLAVFGHSLIAVLIAYGAPVTALPLVAISLVAGPALIAAGARRANPVAQPNGAPTEPQTTLTAYPLLTIPAILATLSALWHLATVGHFDSTSILLGLAVIPTLVVREVLVMLDIRRYAKRLAEQEAHFRSLVSGANDLTMIVGEDLLIRWQSPTAARLFGLSDADVRGRAFPNLMHPDDAADVTQVLTDVLAGRDVPTGRPQLVTARLLDGHGAWRDTESTVSDQRAVPEVAALVVHVRDVSERQRLERKLNELAFTDELTGLANRRELMRTIVTQRAVPGHTGALLVIDLHGMSGINDSHGRQMGDAVLAEAGRRLKTGVGAADVVARLGGDEFAVVTVDRPVLAYAMGTRLLTALTEPYPMPGAVLYLGTSIGLADLSGGDGVDDVLRRADLARLRARQLGRNRVEWYDDELEEQFTRRLDLERELPGAVQRGELDLVYQPVLDLDDQQPVGTEALLRWRNPALGTVLPAELLPVAEDLMVVEELGRWVLDTACRQLAAWSQRPRRLWMSVNISSRELTAPEFVRWVSTSLAEHRIEPDRLVLEIAEPRGGVDVPAVVTQLAGLRALGVRTALDDFGSGQASLAQLRRLPVDFLKVDRTLVTEGGTREGESKPFIDVLVSLGKRFGLEIIAEGLESPGQVEQARRAGCKLGQGYALSRPAPAERVEAYLEEFPSPSR, from the coding sequence ATGTTCGTGGCGCACATCGCGGACGGCCGAGCCCGCCGGCTGGTCGTCCGGGTCACCGAGAGCGGTGCCCCAGTTCTCGCCGTAGCCGTCCTGCTCGCCGCCCACGTCGGCGCACTGCCGCCCTACGCCGCCGTCGCCGCGGCCGTCGGCATGGTCGCCGCCGCGGCCGCCGCTCGGCTGGTCCGGCTGGCGATCCGACTGCACCGGGGCGGTACCGGCTTCGGCCCGTGCCGGGGCGCCGGATTCCTCGGCTTCGGCCTGATCGCCAGCGCGCTCTCCGCGCTCGCCCTCTTCCTGGCGCCGCCCGGTGCCCGGTCGACGGTGGCGCTCGGCGGGCTGGTGCTGGCGTTCGCCCTCTACCTGCTCGGCATGATGATGCTGCCCGGCGCCGCGAGCACGGTGCCGGTACGGCTGCGTCGTGCCTTCGACGGGCTGAGCCTCGGGATCAGTCTCGCCTTCTCCGCCTGGGTGATCCCGCCCCGCGAGCTGCCGCCGCTCGCCATGGTCGCGGCGCTCTTCGCCGTCGTCGGCCTGCCGGTGGTCACCATCACCACGCTGCGGGCGTACGAGCACCGGCGCTCCGCCGCGTTCTGCGGCATCGGCGCCGGACTCGCCGTCTTCGGGCACTCGCTGATCGCGGTACTGATCGCCTACGGCGCGCCGGTGACCGCGCTGCCGCTGGTCGCCATCTCGCTGGTCGCCGGTCCGGCACTGATCGCCGCCGGTGCCCGCCGGGCCAATCCGGTGGCGCAGCCGAACGGTGCGCCGACCGAGCCGCAGACCACCCTGACCGCCTATCCGCTGCTGACCATCCCGGCGATCCTGGCGACGCTCTCCGCGCTCTGGCACCTGGCCACCGTCGGCCACTTCGACTCCACCTCGATCCTGCTGGGCCTGGCCGTGATCCCGACCCTGGTGGTCCGGGAGGTGCTGGTGATGCTGGACATCCGCCGGTACGCCAAGCGGCTGGCCGAGCAGGAGGCGCACTTCCGCTCGCTGGTCTCCGGGGCCAACGACCTGACGATGATCGTCGGCGAGGACCTGCTCATCCGCTGGCAGTCGCCGACCGCGGCCCGGCTCTTCGGGCTCTCCGACGCCGACGTGCGGGGTCGGGCGTTCCCCAACCTGATGCATCCGGACGACGCCGCCGACGTCACCCAGGTACTCACCGACGTGCTCGCCGGGCGTGACGTGCCGACCGGCCGGCCGCAACTGGTCACCGCCCGGCTGCTGGACGGGCACGGCGCCTGGCGGGACACCGAGTCCACGGTCAGCGACCAGCGGGCGGTACCCGAGGTGGCCGCGCTGGTGGTGCACGTCCGGGACGTCAGCGAACGGCAGCGGCTGGAGCGCAAGCTCAACGAGCTGGCCTTCACCGACGAACTCACCGGGCTGGCGAACCGCCGGGAACTGATGCGGACCATCGTGACCCAGCGGGCGGTGCCCGGGCACACCGGCGCGCTGCTGGTGATCGACCTGCACGGCATGTCCGGGATCAACGACTCGCACGGGCGGCAGATGGGCGACGCCGTACTCGCCGAGGCGGGCCGGCGGCTCAAGACCGGTGTCGGTGCCGCCGACGTGGTGGCCCGGCTGGGCGGGGACGAGTTCGCGGTGGTGACCGTGGACCGGCCGGTGCTGGCGTACGCGATGGGGACCCGGCTGCTGACCGCGCTGACCGAGCCGTACCCGATGCCCGGCGCGGTGCTCTACCTCGGCACCAGCATCGGCCTGGCCGACCTCTCCGGCGGGGACGGTGTCGACGACGTACTCCGCCGGGCGGACCTGGCCCGGCTGCGGGCCCGGCAGCTCGGCCGCAACCGCGTCGAGTGGTACGACGACGAGCTGGAGGAGCAGTTCACCCGCCGGCTCGACCTGGAGCGCGAGCTGCCCGGTGCGGTGCAGCGGGGCGAGCTGGACCTGGTCTACCAGCCGGTGCTCGACCTCGACGACCAGCAGCCGGTGGGGACCGAGGCGCTGCTGCGCTGGCGGAACCCGGCGCTCGGCACCGTGCTGCCGGCCGAGCTCCTGCCGGTGGCCGAGGACCTGATGGTGGTCGAGGAGCTGGGCCGCTGGGTGCTGGACACCGCCTGCCGGCAGTTGGCCGCCTGGTCGCAGCGGCCCCGACGGCTCTGGATGTCGGTCAACATCTCGTCCCGGGAGCTGACCGCCCCCGAGTTCGTCCGCTGGGTGAGCACCTCGCTGGCCGAGCACCGGATCGAGCCGGACCGGCTGGTGCTGGAGATCGCCGAACCCCGGGGCGGGGTGGACGTGCCGGCGGTGGTGACCCAGCTCGCCGGGTTGCGGGCGCTGGGGGTGCGGACCGCGTTGGACGACTTCGGCAGCGGGCAGGCGTCGCTGGCCCAGCTCCGCCGGCTGCCGGTCGACTTCCTCAAGGTCGACCGGACCCTGGTGACCGAGGGTGGCACCCGGGAGGGCGAGAGCAAGCCCTTCATCGACGTACTGGTCAGTCTCGGCAAGAGGTTCGGCTTGGAGATCATCGCCGAGGGCCTGGAGTCGCCGGGGCAGGTCGAGCAGGCCCGCAGGGCGGGCTGCAAGCTCGGCCAGGGGTACGCACTCTCCCGACCCGCTCCGGCAGAGCGGGTCGAGGCGTACCTGGAGGAGTTCCCGAGCCCGTCCCGCTGA